A genome region from Aliivibrio salmonicida LFI1238 includes the following:
- a CDS encoding IS91-like element ISVsa9 family transposase translates to MHAYKPLKQLFNSQNNWLKFLHNNKANLRAVVIENVTKMLSCGTAAFGSREYHCCNPDCTHIKYIHQTCKSRACSSCGMKATERWIQKQQHVFPECEYQHITFTLPNTLWPIFRHNRWLLNKLFKCAANILLGWAKDKGIDVGIFYALHTYGRKLNWNTHLHLSVTRGGICERTGLWKPIYFQMKTTEPCWRAAIVSLLGKAYYELDLSSEECPYIRNKTDWSRFLSSQYNRRWKLHFAKKTNNVKPTMNYLGRYLKRPPISASRLSHYAKGGMITFNYLDHRTGTTDSLTLSPEEMIRRIVEHYPDKHFKMIRYYGFLSMRRRGEALPRVYAALGMTIEAEPKMPGYAAMLKGYVKVDPYECILCESRLVFTNFRVGNSVNDLVTHAIVQSELRAA, encoded by the coding sequence TAACAAAGCTAACCTAAGAGCGGTCGTGATTGAAAATGTCACAAAGATGCTGTCCTGTGGGACAGCGGCTTTTGGCTCTCGCGAATATCATTGTTGCAACCCTGACTGTACCCATATCAAATATATTCACCAAACCTGTAAATCTCGAGCGTGCAGTAGCTGTGGCATGAAAGCCACAGAGCGATGGATACAAAAGCAACAACATGTCTTCCCTGAATGCGAATATCAACACATCACCTTTACCCTTCCAAACACGCTATGGCCTATCTTTCGTCATAACCGTTGGCTGTTAAATAAATTATTCAAATGTGCTGCAAACATTCTGCTGGGATGGGCAAAAGATAAAGGAATAGATGTCGGTATCTTTTATGCTCTTCATACTTACGGTCGAAAACTGAATTGGAATACGCACTTACATTTATCGGTCACTCGTGGGGGAATTTGTGAACGTACCGGTTTATGGAAACCCATTTACTTCCAAATGAAAACGACAGAGCCTTGTTGGAGAGCGGCTATCGTCAGTTTATTGGGTAAGGCTTATTATGAGCTTGATTTATCAAGCGAAGAATGCCCCTATATCCGTAATAAAACGGATTGGTCACGCTTTTTAAGCAGTCAATATAATCGTCGTTGGAAGCTTCATTTTGCTAAAAAGACAAATAATGTAAAACCGACGATGAACTATCTTGGTCGGTATTTAAAACGGCCCCCGATTTCAGCGTCACGTTTAAGTCATTACGCCAAAGGCGGAATGATAACGTTTAATTATTTAGACCATCGAACAGGAACAACAGACAGCCTAACATTATCACCAGAAGAGATGATAAGACGGATAGTAGAGCACTATCCTGATAAACATTTCAAGATGATCCGATACTACGGTTTTTTATCAATGCGTCGTCGTGGAGAAGCTCTGCCTAGAGTTTATGCAGCTTTAGGTATGACAATAGAAGCTGAGCCGAAAATGCCAGGGTATGCCGCAATGTTAAAAGGATATGTAAAAGTAGATCCGTACGAATGTATTTTATGTGAAAGTCGTCTGGTGTTTACGAATTTCCGAGTCGGAAATTCGGTCAATGATTTAGTCACCCATGCGATAGTTCAGTCAGAATTGAGGGCAGCATAA
- a CDS encoding YifB family Mg chelatase-like AAA ATPase: MGLAIIHSRACVGVEAPEVTVEVHISNGMPGFNLVGLPETTVKEAKDRVRSAIINSNFEFPSKKITVNLAPADLPKEGGRFDLPIALGILAASDQIPNHKLKDHEFVGELALSGELRRVKGVLPAALASLKANRSLIVPDENGDQAALVGANVHKSAPHLLSVCGFLCGQQQLGLFTSPVIEHIDLPLERDLQDIIGQQQGKRALEIAAAGGHNLLYLGPPGTGKTMLASRMSDLLPEMTNDEALETAAVASLTHQHINESNWRTRPFRSPHHSSSMAALVGGGSIPRPGEISLAHNGILFLDEMPEFERKVLDSLREPLESGEIIISRVASKMRFPARFQLVGALNPSPTGYYEGNNTRTNPQLILRYLNRISGPLLDRFDMSLEIPLLPKGTLTEGGDRGESSLQVKERVRLARVKMLERSGKINALLSSREVETYCPLEKEDAVFLEDTLYRLGLSIRAYHRIIKVARTIADLSGSENIQRIHLGEAVGYRAMDRLLKQLSAQAV, translated from the coding sequence ATGGGATTAGCAATAATACACAGTCGAGCATGCGTTGGTGTTGAAGCGCCAGAGGTTACCGTTGAGGTTCATATTAGTAATGGAATGCCGGGTTTTAATTTAGTTGGGTTACCAGAAACAACAGTAAAAGAAGCCAAAGACAGAGTAAGAAGCGCGATAATAAATTCAAACTTTGAATTTCCATCAAAAAAGATCACCGTAAACTTAGCGCCTGCTGATTTACCAAAAGAAGGTGGGCGATTCGATCTCCCGATAGCCTTAGGTATTTTGGCTGCCTCAGATCAAATCCCAAATCATAAATTAAAAGATCATGAGTTTGTGGGTGAGCTCGCTTTGTCTGGTGAATTACGACGAGTGAAAGGCGTGCTACCTGCGGCTCTCGCGTCATTAAAAGCCAATCGAAGTTTAATTGTTCCTGATGAAAATGGAGATCAAGCGGCTTTGGTTGGTGCGAATGTACATAAGTCTGCGCCTCACCTTCTATCGGTTTGTGGCTTTTTATGTGGGCAACAGCAACTGGGTTTATTTACGTCTCCGGTTATTGAGCACATTGATTTGCCTTTAGAACGTGATCTCCAAGATATCATTGGACAGCAACAAGGTAAGCGAGCGTTAGAAATCGCAGCGGCGGGGGGACATAATTTATTGTATTTAGGCCCTCCAGGAACGGGGAAAACAATGTTGGCATCACGCATGAGCGACTTACTGCCTGAAATGACAAACGATGAAGCGTTAGAGACTGCCGCAGTCGCGTCACTGACTCATCAGCATATTAATGAATCAAACTGGCGTACTCGCCCTTTCCGTTCACCACACCATTCGAGTTCAATGGCGGCTTTGGTTGGTGGTGGTTCGATTCCCAGACCGGGTGAAATATCATTGGCTCACAATGGCATCTTATTTTTAGATGAAATGCCAGAGTTTGAAAGGAAAGTGTTAGATTCTTTGCGAGAGCCATTAGAGTCGGGTGAAATTATTATTTCTCGTGTCGCTAGCAAAATGCGGTTCCCTGCCCGATTTCAATTGGTTGGTGCATTAAACCCGAGTCCGACTGGATACTATGAGGGGAACAATACGAGAACAAACCCTCAATTGATTTTACGTTATCTGAATCGAATATCCGGTCCCTTGCTTGATCGTTTTGATATGTCATTGGAGATCCCTCTTTTGCCTAAAGGGACGTTAACAGAAGGGGGGGATAGAGGCGAATCAAGTCTCCAAGTTAAAGAAAGGGTTAGGCTTGCTCGTGTGAAAATGCTAGAGAGAAGTGGGAAAATTAATGCATTATTGAGTAGCCGAGAGGTTGAAACTTATTGCCCACTAGAAAAGGAAGATGCGGTTTTTCTAGAAGATACACTATATCGATTGGGGCTTTCTATTCGTGCGTATCATCGAATCATTAAAGTGGCCAGAACCATTGCTGATTTATCTGGATCAGAGAACATTCAGCGTATCCATTTGGGTGAGGCCGTTGGTTACCGTGCTATGGATAGATTATTGAAACAATTAAGTGCTCAAGCGGTGTAG